In one Rutidosis leptorrhynchoides isolate AG116_Rl617_1_P2 chromosome 8, CSIRO_AGI_Rlap_v1, whole genome shotgun sequence genomic region, the following are encoded:
- the LOC139862138 gene encoding histone H3.2 has product MARTKQTARKSTGGKAPRKQLATKAARKSAPATGGVKKPHRFRPGTVALREIRKYQKSTELLIRKLPFQRLVREIAQDFKTDLRFQSSAVSALQEASEAYLVGLFEDTNLCAIHAKRVTIMPKDMQLARRIRGERA; this is encoded by the coding sequence ATGGCACGTACTAAGCAAACAGCAAGGAAATCAACCGGAGGAAAAGCTCCGAGGAAGCAATTGGCAACCAAAGCCGCAAGGAAATCTGCTCCGGCGACCGGAGGAGTGAAGAAGCCACACAGATTCAGGCCAGGAACCGTTGCTCTGAGAGAAATCAGAAAGTACCAGAAGAGTACCGAATTGTTGATCAGGAAGCTTCCATTTCAAAGGCTTGTGAGAGAAATCGCTCAGGATTTCAAAACTGATCTCCGTTTCCAGAGCTCTGCTGTTTCCGCTCTTCAGGAAGCTTCTGAAGCTTATTTAGTTGGACTGTTTGAAGATACGAATCTGTGTGCGATTCACGCAAAAAGAGTTACCATCATGCCTAAGGATATGCAACTTGCTCGCAGGATCCGTGGTGAAAGAGCTTAG